Within Flagellimonas maritima, the genomic segment AAGCTACCATCCAAAGAAAGCTCTCCCATAATCAGATACTGGGCAATCTTTTCCGATTTGATTTGATCAGAAGCTGCCAAAATGCCCAACGCCAATGTAAGGTCATAGGCAGATCCTTCTTTTCGTAAATCTGCGGGTGCCATGTTGATGGTAATTTTTTTACCTGGAATTTTGTAACCATTGTTTTGGAGGGCCGCGGCAATTCGGTAATTGCTTTCTTTTATGGCATTATCAGGCAGCCCAACCAAATGGTAGCCTATACCCCTATCGATATTTACTTCGACGACTATGGTTGTAGCTTCTACCCCAAACACAGCACTGCCATATACTTTTATGAGCATCTGATAATTTTTTAAAGTCCAAAATGTTGGGGTTAGAAACTATAATGGAAGATGATATTCGGTGCTATGACCAAAATTCAAAAGTAAAATATTTACTACAAATAAACCAAACGGCTATTGGTTAAAAACTAATCCGACAAACGTTCAGCGTTCAGCATCAAAAATCACTTTTTGGTTTAAACACAAGTTTTGATTCAGCTTTATTTTGAATTTCTTCCCTGTTCATCATCATTTTGCGGAATTCACCTTTGATATAGAGTTTCGCTTGGTCTTTATAATGTTTACTGAACGGATTACCGGATTGTCCTGTGGGCAATATACTGATACTATTCTCGACATCGGAGAAATCGATAATACGTCGTGTAGATGGGCCTGCACTTACTTTGTAAAAACCAGTACTATCATACGGGAACGCCATGTTATTGATAACCTCTCGACTCCCATGCAAAGGAAATGGCCCTACATTGAAAAAACTTCGTAGTGACTCCACCCGACCAATGGGATGACCATGCTCCAATGTATGCACTTTGTCCCAAGTCCATTGGTTAGGATCCGACCCAAAATCGTTGACTATTGAATTCCAAGCATCTGCAAAGGATTTTAATACAATATCGTTTCTGGTCTCTACCTCATTTTTTGTAGTTATGTTATCCCACCAAGATCCTTCCTTCATCTTTGTTCCCCATGCAATTTGACGTTTCATCAAATGCGTAGATAGAAACTGCTTAAACTGTTCGGAGCCAAGTTCATCTTCAAACGTATTTTTTAAAACATAATATTCACAGCGATGGTAAAGCAAACCATTTGTATTTTCTAAAGTATATGCACCATCCCAATTCTTGAGTGCATCAACCTGTACCAATTGTTCATCGGAAAGACTTGAAACGTCCAATAACTTGATCAATTCAGTTACCAATTGAGGGTTTACGGGTGAAGTAACATCCAAAATCATTTTGGAAGCCGATTCCTTATCCCAGTCATTTTTTCCGTCCAAGAGCGCTACTATTCTTCTCGCCCTGTTTTCGGGAAGATAATATCCAGGATATAGCATTCCAGCAATAGAATCCGGTTGATTGTTTGCGGAATAGACATAGTTCCAAGGTGGGTTTATAGCACTTGGATTTTTTGAAAAATCCAGATAACCCAAGGGTTCCTGTCTTCCAGATGCACCATCCAGTATGAACTTGGTAGAAACACTATCTGGCATGGTATATAGTTTTGCGGAAGCCCACCATGCTACGTTGCCATCAGCATCGCCATACATTACATTAAGTCCAGGTGCGTGGATTTTTGGAAGTGCAGCTTTAAATCCATCAATATCTTTTGCGTGGGTCATCCCGTAGAGTGCATCCATTACTTCGTTTTTCTCTTTGGTATACACCCAGGACATGGCAATGGGAATTTCCCCAGATACTTGCTTGGCAACGCCGTTCATAACAGGTCCATGCCTTGTTTTCTTGTACATAAAGGATATCGTTTCGGCATCTTTCACCTTGATTTCCTTCGTAACATATTCGTAGTCCTTCCAGCCGAGTTCTGTTCTGTACTTCGTACTGTCCGAAGGGTTTTTTTGCTCATAGTAAAAATTCAGGTCATCGTTCTGAAACATCGTGAGCCCATAGGCTAGATTTCTATCATGTCCCAATAATGGAAAAGGGACACCAGCGATGTGATACCCATATTTCTCGTAATCGGGTGTGCTAACATGCGCTTCGTACCATACCGAGGGCTGCGCAAAACCAATATGTGGGTCGTTGGCAAAAATAACCTTTCCCGATTTCGTCTTTTCAGGTGACAAGACCCAACTATTGCTCCCTTCAAACTGGGGTACAGGTAATTTTTCCATTACATTGATAACACTTGCCGTAATATTGGTTTCCAGTGAATCCGAAACAGTATTATTGTAATTTTTGATCCAAACGGTAGAAGTATCCGACATTATGGCCAAATCCTTCAAGTATGCTTCGCCAAGTTGGTTTTTGATGTTGGTCAATAAAGGATCGGTTTTATGTGCCATTGCAAAGCTAAAAGCCATGTAGCCGACTGCATCATAAATATCCTCCAGTACAAAAGGTTCCTTGTCCAATCCCGTTAAATAAAACTCCACAGGTGTTGGTCCTTTTTCTATAAACTCATTTATTCCGTCCAGATATGCTTTCGAAAGCACGACCATTTCACTTTGCATATCGAGTTGGGAAACTGTATGCTTGGTGTGGTCATCTATTCCCAGGGAAAGAAAAAATTTGTCGGTTTCCAACAAATCCTTACCAAAAACTTCCGAAAGTTTTCCTTTGGCAACACGTCTCAATAATTCCATCTGCCAGAGTCGGTCCTGGGCGTGCACATACCCTAAGGCACGAAAAGCATCTTCTTGCTTGTCCGCATAAATATGCGGAAT encodes:
- a CDS encoding penicillin acylase family protein; the protein is MKKLKKVLLVIAGILLILLIGVYIFINSLKPDYDGEKKLSDLTGEVNVYFDMYGIPHIYADKQEDAFRALGYVHAQDRLWQMELLRRVAKGKLSEVFGKDLLETDKFFLSLGIDDHTKHTVSQLDMQSEMVVLSKAYLDGINEFIEKGPTPVEFYLTGLDKEPFVLEDIYDAVGYMAFSFAMAHKTDPLLTNIKNQLGEAYLKDLAIMSDTSTVWIKNYNNTVSDSLETNITASVINVMEKLPVPQFEGSNSWVLSPEKTKSGKVIFANDPHIGFAQPSVWYEAHVSTPDYEKYGYHIAGVPFPLLGHDRNLAYGLTMFQNDDLNFYYEQKNPSDSTKYRTELGWKDYEYVTKEIKVKDAETISFMYKKTRHGPVMNGVAKQVSGEIPIAMSWVYTKEKNEVMDALYGMTHAKDIDGFKAALPKIHAPGLNVMYGDADGNVAWWASAKLYTMPDSVSTKFILDGASGRQEPLGYLDFSKNPSAINPPWNYVYSANNQPDSIAGMLYPGYYLPENRARRIVALLDGKNDWDKESASKMILDVTSPVNPQLVTELIKLLDVSSLSDEQLVQVDALKNWDGAYTLENTNGLLYHRCEYYVLKNTFEDELGSEQFKQFLSTHLMKRQIAWGTKMKEGSWWDNITTKNEVETRNDIVLKSFADAWNSIVNDFGSDPNQWTWDKVHTLEHGHPIGRVESLRSFFNVGPFPLHGSREVINNMAFPYDSTGFYKVSAGPSTRRIIDFSDVENSISILPTGQSGNPFSKHYKDQAKLYIKGEFRKMMMNREEIQNKAESKLVFKPKSDF